The DNA sequence TGACATATTATTCTATCTTTCCATAAAATATACAACTGACATTTCAATTTGGAAAGAGAACAAAACGGAAATTAATAAACAGATAAACAATTATTTAAAAGACAAAATTAGATTAACTTTAACAGACAAGAAAACCGAAATTGAAGATATAATCCAAGCAGTTGTAAACGGCATTTCAGTTGACCCGAAACGACTATTTTCACTTGAAGAAAAAGAGGAGTTATTACATCAGCAAATATCTGAAAACAATCGATATAAATGTTCACACTGTAAACAACTATTTTTTGCTAACGAACTTGAAATTGACCATATAACAGCTTGGAGTAAAGGCGGTCGTACAGTTTTATCCAATGCGCAACTACTTTGTAAGTCTTGTAATTCAAAAAAAGGTAATAGAAATTAAAAACGATTTTCGGAGAATGTGTGATGATTTGAAAAAAAATAAAAATAAGTGGGTAAATTAGCAAAAAAATAGTTGAAAATCACTGCAATGCAACGGTCGGTTTTGCGCTATTGCGGTCGTATCACGCAGAAAAGTTGTGAGATTTTGAAACCTTGTAGCCCGCTCTAACGTAAGTGAAACCGCAACATCGCAAAGCCGCCGGAACGTTGGCTGCAATGCGGCGAGAGCGAGGTATAAAGCGGGTACCGTACCGAGAGGAAGTGTAACTCGAAAGAGAGATAGAAAGTTCAACCTGACAGAGCAGTAGGTAATAATCTATATCAAGCGAGTATGACACAAAAAATTGTATTCCACGAGCAAAAAATGGAAATACCTGTTAAAAACGGAGCCGATGCCCGTTATTACGGAGAGTTGATGTATATTATTTATGATGCTCCATACTGTAGATTGCGTTTTGCTAATAACACAGATTACAATGTCGAAACCTCACTTCAAAGCATAACAGACAATTTGCCTGAAGCCGCATTTTTCAAATGCAATAGGTCAGTCGTCATAAATATTTGTTATTACAAGGGGTATAGATTGAAACCTCCTGTG is a window from the Chitinispirillales bacterium genome containing:
- a CDS encoding LytTR family transcriptional regulator, whose protein sequence is MEIPVKNGADARYYGELMYIIYDAPYCRLRFANNTDYNVETSLQSITDNLPEAAFFKCNRSVVINICYYKGYRLKPPVIAIEDGKEFDLSRRKINEFIKMKNNLPRISPPCPKCYTCKI